In Bdellovibrio sp. GT3, one genomic interval encodes:
- a CDS encoding MotE family protein translates to MKSGYDQYFKNARKVADENSGSVKFTKNPASTRLHLDLSSEDVEQQLRRRMKMTAPKKSKKKSGVHWKMAGFSFLGLILAVVGFQNHEEIDNVLKRVEITLNGGAMAQSAPAPAAPVAEEKPVEAATEAKAASLSTSEIDHLTKLTDRKKELDAREEELNRQESELQAQKVELDKRLKELEDMRGKISSMLEDRVKADDQKVDTLVQMYTNMKPPQAAKVFETMDEDLVVEILGRMKKKNAADIMNLLKPEKAQIISEKYAGYKRAPASEK, encoded by the coding sequence ATGAAATCTGGATACGATCAGTATTTTAAAAATGCACGCAAGGTCGCCGACGAAAACAGCGGGAGTGTGAAGTTCACAAAAAATCCAGCGTCGACTCGCCTGCATTTGGATCTATCCTCTGAAGACGTTGAACAACAGTTGCGTCGTCGCATGAAAATGACTGCTCCCAAAAAATCCAAAAAGAAATCCGGTGTGCATTGGAAAATGGCCGGTTTTTCATTCTTGGGATTGATTCTTGCGGTTGTGGGTTTCCAGAACCATGAGGAAATCGACAACGTTCTTAAACGCGTGGAAATCACTTTGAACGGTGGCGCGATGGCGCAATCCGCTCCAGCACCTGCGGCTCCGGTTGCGGAAGAAAAGCCGGTGGAAGCGGCGACGGAAGCCAAAGCGGCCTCCTTGTCGACAAGTGAAATTGATCATCTGACAAAATTGACTGACAGAAAAAAAGAACTTGATGCCCGTGAAGAGGAGCTGAATCGTCAGGAATCCGAACTTCAGGCGCAAAAGGTTGAATTGGATAAACGTTTGAAAGAGCTCGAGGACATGCGTGGCAAGATCTCCAGCATGCTCGAGGATCGCGTCAAGGCTGACGACCAGAAAGTCGATACCTTGGTACAGATGTATACCAATATGAAGCCCCCGCAAGCGGCCAAAGTCTTTGAGACGATGGACGAGGATTTGGTGGTTGAGATACTTGGTCGTATGAAAAAGAAAAATGCTGCTGATATCATGAATTTATTGAAGCCGGAAAAAGCTCAGATCATTTCTGAGAAATATGCCGGTTATAAACGTGCTCCAGCATCAGAAAAGTAA